In the genome of Halosolutus amylolyticus, the window CGCTGGCCGGTGCGCTCGCGGAGATGGACGTCGGCACACACCCCAAGCTCGGCGACGGATCGGTCTGTCCGCTGTCGATCGAGGGCGGCGGGGAGACGCTCTCGGTCCCCGAGGCGTGTCGCCTGCTGGTCGATCGCCACGTCGTGATCGGCGAGGACGCTGAGTCGGTGCTGGCCGACGCCGAGCGCGTCGTCGCCGACCTCGACCTCGACTCGGACGTCGAGATCGGGTTCCGCGAGGCACCCGCGCCCGACGTCCGCTACGGCCCCTACGTCACCGACGAGGACCATCCGCTGGTCAGGTCCCTCACGGCGTCCGCCGAGTCGGTCACCGGCCAGGCGCCCGCGATCGGCTACTTCTCGAGCGTCGGCGACTTCAACTACTTCGGTCACCGCGCGGGGCTCCCGACGGTGATCGTCGGCCCCGACGGCGAGAACATCCACGGCGCGGGCGAGTTCGTCTACACCGACGAGGTGGTCGACGTGGCTCGCATTCTCGTCGACGCGACGACCGCGTTCGCGGGGTGAGCCGTGACCGACGATCCCAGTCGGGATCGGCAGGATCACGCCCCGGTCCTGACGATTCGACCCGCGATCGTCGAGCGGAACTCGCGCCGGGTCGCCGATCGGTTCGACGGCGATCTCGTCGGCGTCACGAAGGGCGTCGGGGGCGATCCCCGGGTCGCCAGGGCGATGGTCGACGGCGGCGCGACCGCGATCGCGGATTCGCGGCTGGCCAACCTGCGACGGCTCGGCGATCGGGTCGACTGCGACCGCTACCTGCTCAGGCCGCCGATGCGTCACGAGATCGACGCCGTCGTCCGTAATGCGGAGGTCTCGTTCCAGTCCGAGCCGTCGGTGCTGCGAGCGACCGCGGCCGCCGCGTCGCGACGGGGCGTCGATCACCGGATCGTGCTCGCGGTCGACGTCGGTGACCGACGCGAGGGAGTCCTGCTCGACGACCTCGCGTCGACGCTTTCGATCGCCGCGGGGATCGACGGAATCGAGGTCGCGGGGGTGGCCGCCCACACCGGATCGCTCAACGGCGTCGTTCCGACCGCGGAGTCGGTATCGCGGTTCGTCAACTGCCTCGAGCGGGCCGAGGAGTCGATCAGTCGGCAGGTCCCGATCTGCTCCGCGGGGAGTTCCAACACCCTGGGGCTGTGTTTCGACGGCGACCTCCCGGAGCGGGTGACGCAGCTCCGGATCGGCGAGGCGATCCTGCTGGGGACGGATCCGACCACCGGCGAGCCACTGCCAGGGTTCGAGACCGACGCCGTCGTCCTGTCCGCGGACGTGATCGAGTGCAAGGCCAAACCGTCCGCACCGACGGGGCCGACAGGTCGCGACGCCTTCGGGGAGTCGCCGACGGTCGAGGATCGGGGCGTCCGGGACCGTGCGATCGTCGCGATGGGGCGCGTGGACGTCCCCGTCGAGGGACTGGCGCCGGTTCGGGAGGGCGTCGACGTCCTCGGAGCGAGCAGTGATCACGCGGTCCTCGACGTCACCGCAGTTCGGGAATCGATTCGACCGGGCGACAGCCTCACGTTCGAACTGGACTACGGTGCGCTCGCCCGCAGCGCGGCGTCGCCGTACGTTGCGACGGCCTACGAGTGATACGCTAGTTCGTCGCGACCGGTCCACACGCGTTCGCCGGCCGGCCGCTTTTGCACGCGCTCGTGATAGCACCGGGTATGAGTGACGACACCCCGAGCCGTGATCGCGCACAGGATCGGGCCGAACAGCGCAAGTCCCGGCGGGCCGACACCACGGAGTCGATCCTCGACGACGTGGAGCGACACCTCGGCGACGTGGAGTACCCGGTCAGGGGCGAGGAACTCGCCACGGAGTACGGCAACGAGCCGATCGACATGCCGAACGAGACGGAGTCGCTGGGGAGCGTCTTCGATCGGCTGACGGACGAGCAGTTCGAGTCGGCCGAAGAGGTCCGGGAGGCCGTCTACGGCGAGATCACCGGCGAAGCGGGCACTCGCGACGAGGCGAACCCCGAACGCGACCTGGAACGGCTGGACGAGGAGAAACAGGGATCGATGGCCGACAGCGGAAACGACCAGTTCTAGGCCGGGTCCACCCCGGCGATCGGCCGTGGACTCGGGGCCGGGTTTCGATCCGAACCGCGCGTTGCGCTCCGTGCGCAGCCCGTACCCGACGAGGGAGCGACGATAGCAGAACGGATTTACGTCGCGGGGCACTGCGTCCGTGTATGGATTACGAATCGAGTCTCGACCGAGCGATGGACGAAGTCCCCGACATCGGGGGCGACCAGGAGCGATTGCAGATCCCCGATCCGCAGGCACAGAAAGACGGTGCCTTCACGCGGTTTACGAACCTCGGCGACGTCGCCGACACCCTCTCCCGGGAGGACGAACACCTCCACCGGTTCATCCAGCGCGAACTCGGGACCAGCGGCAAACTCGAGGACGGCCGCGCCCGGTACAACGGGTCGTTCTCCGAGAAGGACTTCGACGCGGCGATCGACGCCTACGTCGACGAGTACGTCCTCTGTTCGGAGTGTGGCCTGCCGGACACCCGCCTCGTCCGCGAGGACCGCACGCCGATGCTTCGCTGTGACGCCTGCGGTGCGTTCCGGCCGGTCACCAAGCGCTCGACCAGCAGCCAGCAACAGCAACAGCAGGAGGCCGTCGAGGAAGGCAAGACGTACACGGTCGAGATCACCGGCACCGGCCGCAAGGGCGACGGCGTCGCCGAGAAGGGCGAGTACACCATCTTCGTCCCCGGCGCCGAGGAAGGCGACGTGGTGGAAATCTACATCAAGAACATCTCCGGGAACCTCGCGTTCGCCCGACTCGCCTGATCGGCCGGCGCTCGATTCACGGCCCCTTTTCCAGCGGAGCCGGTACCTCGCTCGGCAGACAGACGATCTTCTCGCGACCGAGCTGGTACCGTTCGATCGCGCCGCGTGCTTCGAGGTCGGAGAGCAGTCGGCTCACGGTCGAGGCCGACCAGCCGTACTCGTCGGCAAACCGGCGCTGTTTCAGCCGCCCGTCGTGTTTCTCCAGGACGGCCCGGACGTACGCCTCGGGCGAAATCCCGTGGTCGAGGATCTCGCTCCGGCTGGTCGGCCCCCGCCCCGGGTCGAGGTACCGTCTGGACGGCTCCGACTCCGGTGCAGACTGCGCTACCGGTAGCGATCGATCCGTCGACTCGACCCGCGCCGCAGTGTCGACCGCCGTTCCACCGCGATCGGTCCCTGCCCGATCGGTGGAGACGTCCGCCTCCGATCCGGTGGCGGTTCGACAGCGCCGGACGGTTCGTCTGACGGCGCCGGAGAGCCGGGACACGAACGGTGCCTGTGGCCGCATCATACTCGGTGGTCGGATCCAGCCCGGGAAAGGGATATTCACAAACCCGTCCAAACGTTCGCGGGGCGCGATCGGACCGCGAAGCTAAAGTCAATTTGTGCTAGTCACACGAACGTGGGCGTCTCGTTCGACCTCTTCGGAACCCTCGTGACCGTCGATCGGCCGGCCGATCCAGCCGCCGCGATCGCGACCGAACTCGCGAACCGGGACGTGACAGTCCCCGACGACTGGGCCGACGCGTACGCCGAGCCACACGTCGACGCGCCCGAAGGAGCGGAGGTACCGCTTCCGGCGCACGTCTCGCGCGCGCTCGCGAGCCGCGACGTCGACTACGACCACAACGCGGCAAGGCGGGCCGTCGTCGCCGCGTTCGATCCCGCCGTCGAGACGAGATCGGGTGCGCGCGAGGCGATCGCGGCCGCGCGCGAACGGGGCCTGATCGCGCTCTGTTCGAACTGTAGCGTCCCGGAACTGGTCGGGCGGACGCTGGTCAGGTCGGACTTCGAACGCGACGACTTCGACGCCGTCGTGACGAGCGTCGGCTGCGGCTGGCGGAAACCCGCGCCCGAGATCTTCGAACTGACGGCGGCAAAACTCGACGTCGACCCCGCCGATCTCGTCCACGTCGGCGACGATCCGGCGACGGACGGCGGGATCGAGGCCGTCGGCGGGACGGCACTGTTGCTCGAGGACGCCTCGCTCGACGAGATTCCGGATCGCCTGGCACGGCTGGAGGACGAACCATGAAGACCGGCGGCACGAGGGCCAGCGGCGGAACCGGACGGACCGATCGGAGGGGACCGCCCCCGTGATCGTCGTAACGCTCGCCGTACTCGGCCTGGCGTTCAGCCTCGACCTGCTGATCGGCGAACCGCCGACCGCGGCCCACCCCGTGGCGTGGTTCGGCCGCCTCGTCGGCGCCCTCGATCGGGACTGGCACGACGACGATCGCGGCCAGCGACTGGTCGGCGTCGGGATCGCGCTCGTCACGCCGCTCGTCCCCGCGGGTGCCGCGGCCGGAATCGTTCTCGTCGCGTCGGCCGGGCACGGGACTGCGGGCGCGATCGCCGCCGGGGTCGTCCTCTTCCTGACGATCAGCCTGCGATCGCTGCTCGACCTCACCGAGACGGTCGTCGCGGCGACCGAGACGGACCTCGAGACGGCCCGTGAGGAGGTTCGCGGCCTCGTCGGCCGGGACGCGGCGTCGCTCTCGCCGGCCGAGATCCGGAGTGCGGCGATCGAGAGCGCCGGCGAGAACCTCGCCGACGGGCTGGTCGCGACGCTGCTACCGTTCACCGTTCTCGCCCCGCTCTCGCTCCCGGCCGCCGCGGCCGCGGCGGCGTGGGTGAAAGGCGTCAACACGCTGGACTCGATGCTCGGCTACCCCTCGAAGCCGATCGGGACGGCGAGCGCCCGCCTCGACGACGTCGTAATGTGGCTCCCCGCCCGGCTCGCGGCGGTGGCGATCGCCGTCGCCGCGGCCGATCCGCTGGCGCTGGGTCGTGCCCGCGAGTGGGCCCGCGACCCACCGTCGCCGAACTCCGGGTGGCCGATGGCGACGCTCGCCTGCGCACTCGACGTCCGTCTCACGAAACCGGGCGTCTACGACCTCGCGCCCGATCGGGACCTGCCGACGGTCGCCGACGGCGAGCGAGCAGTTCGTCTCGTCGGTCTGGCGGGGGTCGTCGCGATCGCCATCACCCTCCTGTTCGCGACCGCCGTCGCGATCGGCCAGGAGAGATTCTCGCTGGTCCGATACGCCGTGATGACGGCGCTGGAGGTGACGCCGTGAGCCGCCGCTGGCTCGGCGCCGTCCGCGGCGCGATCGGCTTCCTGACCCGCCTCCCCGCGGCCCACCGCGAGGGCGACTGGGAGGCGTTCCGGACGACGCCGACGGCCTTCCCGATCGCCGGGTACGTGGCGGGCGCGATCGCCGCCCTGCCGCTTCTGGCCGCCGCGGCGCTTTCCGCGCCGACCGTCGCGCTCGGCTACCTGCTCGCGGTCTATACGGTGACGGGGATCCACCACCTGGACGGCGTGGCGGACCTCGGCGACGCGCTCGTCGTCCACGGCGACGCGGCTCGTCGCCGCGAGGTGCTCAAGGACACGACGACCGGCGTCGGGGCGATTCTCGCGGTGTCGATCACCGTCGTCGGACTCGCGCT includes:
- a CDS encoding alanine racemase, with the translated sequence MTDDPSRDRQDHAPVLTIRPAIVERNSRRVADRFDGDLVGVTKGVGGDPRVARAMVDGGATAIADSRLANLRRLGDRVDCDRYLLRPPMRHEIDAVVRNAEVSFQSEPSVLRATAAAASRRGVDHRIVLAVDVGDRREGVLLDDLASTLSIAAGIDGIEVAGVAAHTGSLNGVVPTAESVSRFVNCLERAEESISRQVPICSAGSSNTLGLCFDGDLPERVTQLRIGEAILLGTDPTTGEPLPGFETDAVVLSADVIECKAKPSAPTGPTGRDAFGESPTVEDRGVRDRAIVAMGRVDVPVEGLAPVREGVDVLGASSDHAVLDVTAVRESIRPGDSLTFELDYGALARSAASPYVATAYE
- a CDS encoding DUF5789 family protein — its product is MSDDTPSRDRAQDRAEQRKSRRADTTESILDDVERHLGDVEYPVRGEELATEYGNEPIDMPNETESLGSVFDRLTDEQFESAEEVREAVYGEITGEAGTRDEANPERDLERLDEEKQGSMADSGNDQF
- a CDS encoding translation initiation factor IF-2 subunit beta; translation: MDYESSLDRAMDEVPDIGGDQERLQIPDPQAQKDGAFTRFTNLGDVADTLSREDEHLHRFIQRELGTSGKLEDGRARYNGSFSEKDFDAAIDAYVDEYVLCSECGLPDTRLVREDRTPMLRCDACGAFRPVTKRSTSSQQQQQQEAVEEGKTYTVEITGTGRKGDGVAEKGEYTIFVPGAEEGDVVEIYIKNISGNLAFARLA
- a CDS encoding helix-turn-helix transcriptional regulator; translated protein: MMRPQAPFVSRLSGAVRRTVRRCRTATGSEADVSTDRAGTDRGGTAVDTAARVESTDRSLPVAQSAPESEPSRRYLDPGRGPTSRSEILDHGISPEAYVRAVLEKHDGRLKQRRFADEYGWSASTVSRLLSDLEARGAIERYQLGREKIVCLPSEVPAPLEKGP
- a CDS encoding HAD family hydrolase, yielding MGVSFDLFGTLVTVDRPADPAAAIATELANRDVTVPDDWADAYAEPHVDAPEGAEVPLPAHVSRALASRDVDYDHNAARRAVVAAFDPAVETRSGAREAIAAARERGLIALCSNCSVPELVGRTLVRSDFERDDFDAVVTSVGCGWRKPAPEIFELTAAKLDVDPADLVHVGDDPATDGGIEAVGGTALLLEDASLDEIPDRLARLEDEP
- the cbiB gene encoding adenosylcobinamide-phosphate synthase CbiB, translated to MIVVTLAVLGLAFSLDLLIGEPPTAAHPVAWFGRLVGALDRDWHDDDRGQRLVGVGIALVTPLVPAGAAAGIVLVASAGHGTAGAIAAGVVLFLTISLRSLLDLTETVVAATETDLETAREEVRGLVGRDAASLSPAEIRSAAIESAGENLADGLVATLLPFTVLAPLSLPAAAAAAAWVKGVNTLDSMLGYPSKPIGTASARLDDVVMWLPARLAAVAIAVAAADPLALGRAREWARDPPSPNSGWPMATLACALDVRLTKPGVYDLAPDRDLPTVADGERAVRLVGLAGVVAIAITLLFATAVAIGQERFSLVRYAVMTALEVTP